One genomic segment of Kiritimatiella glycovorans includes these proteins:
- a CDS encoding efflux RND transporter periplasmic adaptor subunit → MKKILWILVLGGIGFATWWFRFREPEQTADRTRYEPVELMRGRIESTIETTGIVEPQNRIEIKPPIGGRVEEILIEEGDTVEKGQILSWMSSTERAALLDAARAQGEDELRKWEDIYKPTPLISPLAGTVIARNTEPGQTVTTAEPVFVLSDRLIVEAQVDETDIGSVEPGQHAGITLDAYPGIAVTGTVRQIAYEATTVNNVTIYEVDVVPVRVPDCMKSGMTASLRFIVAAADDVLTLPVDTVQHRGEKKLVLVDADDDPATPPEPRGVRTGLSGDGRVEILSGLTGDERVVRPAFEVPAVDRGSGSPFMPKRKKK, encoded by the coding sequence ATGAAGAAAATTCTTTGGATCCTAGTCCTGGGAGGAATCGGCTTCGCGACGTGGTGGTTCCGGTTTCGTGAACCGGAGCAGACGGCGGACCGCACGCGGTACGAACCCGTGGAGCTGATGCGCGGCCGCATTGAATCAACGATTGAAACGACGGGGATCGTAGAGCCTCAGAACCGGATCGAGATCAAACCGCCGATCGGGGGGCGGGTGGAAGAGATCCTGATCGAGGAAGGCGATACGGTCGAGAAGGGGCAGATCCTATCCTGGATGAGTTCGACCGAGCGCGCGGCACTGCTCGACGCCGCGCGCGCTCAGGGCGAAGACGAGCTTCGTAAATGGGAAGACATCTATAAGCCTACCCCGCTGATCTCCCCGCTCGCCGGAACCGTGATCGCGCGTAACACCGAGCCCGGCCAGACCGTGACCACCGCCGAACCCGTCTTCGTCCTGTCCGACCGGCTGATCGTGGAGGCACAGGTCGATGAAACGGACATTGGCTCGGTCGAACCCGGGCAGCATGCGGGAATCACGCTCGACGCCTACCCCGGCATCGCGGTCACCGGAACCGTGCGCCAGATCGCGTACGAGGCCACCACGGTGAACAATGTCACCATCTATGAGGTCGATGTCGTGCCGGTCCGCGTACCGGACTGCATGAAGAGCGGGATGACCGCCTCGCTGCGGTTCATCGTCGCCGCGGCCGACGACGTACTGACCCTGCCGGTCGATACCGTCCAGCACCGCGGAGAAAAGAAACTCGTGCTCGTGGATGCCGACGACGACCCCGCGACGCCGCCTGAGCCCCGCGGGGTGCGGACCGGTCTCTCGGGGGACGGGCGGGTGGAGATCCTCTCCGGCCTGACCGGAGATGAACGCGTGGTACGGCCCGCGTTCGAGGTTCCGGCGGTGGACCGGGGCAGCGGCAGCCCCTTCATGCCCAAACGAAAAAAGAAGTAA
- a CDS encoding M48 family metallopeptidase translates to MRHSSWLYGIIAVAALLLCGGCATTDYVTGAETYNFYTLEDDVRIGKEVYSQTLEQMRTKGIPVNEDRERVRELQTIVDRIVAVSDIPQFPYEVALIHTNVANAMAAPGGKIMVFEGLWDREKGLVSDRDELAAVLAHEIAHVNARHSTEAMTRDMGPSILFAIGAAYAQSQEKEEFARILAGTFMVYQGVVVTHYSRRAEYEADRVGMMYMARAGYDPEAAVRIWRRVVEEQGRNHSPLSFISTHPSAPQRVQQLEALLPRARELYLSGTPEP, encoded by the coding sequence ATGCGTCATTCAAGTTGGCTCTATGGGATCATCGCAGTCGCCGCGCTCCTCCTGTGCGGCGGATGTGCGACGACGGATTACGTGACCGGGGCGGAGACGTACAATTTCTACACGCTGGAGGACGACGTCCGCATCGGCAAAGAGGTCTACTCGCAGACCCTCGAACAGATGCGTACAAAGGGGATTCCCGTAAACGAAGACCGTGAACGGGTTCGCGAGCTTCAGACCATCGTGGACCGCATTGTCGCCGTCTCCGATATCCCGCAGTTCCCGTACGAGGTCGCCCTGATCCACACCAACGTCGCCAACGCCATGGCCGCGCCGGGCGGGAAGATCATGGTCTTTGAAGGACTGTGGGATCGTGAAAAGGGGCTCGTGAGCGACCGCGACGAGCTGGCCGCCGTGCTGGCGCACGAGATCGCGCACGTCAACGCGCGCCATTCCACCGAGGCCATGACCCGCGACATGGGTCCGAGCATCCTGTTCGCGATCGGCGCCGCCTACGCGCAGTCGCAGGAGAAGGAGGAATTCGCGCGCATCCTCGCGGGGACGTTCATGGTCTACCAGGGCGTGGTGGTCACCCACTATTCTCGCAGGGCCGAGTACGAAGCCGACCGCGTAGGCATGATGTACATGGCGCGGGCGGGCTATGATCCGGAGGCCGCCGTGCGCATCTGGCGGCGGGTCGTCGAGGAACAGGGTCGAAATCATTCGCCGCTCAGCTTTATCTCCACCCACCCCTCCGCTCCCCAACGCGTCCAGCAGCTCGAGGCGCTGCTCCCGCGGGCCCGGGAGCTTTATTTGAGCGGGACGCCCGAACCCTGA
- a CDS encoding ABC transporter permease, whose protein sequence is MIEVRDIVKTYRMGDVEVRALRGCSLRIDRGEFVAITGPSGSGKSTLMHILGLLDTPDSGSYRLEGHEVSRLTDDQLAIRRARSIGFVFQQFNLLARVSALENTALPLIYRDHPSPADPEDLLKRVGLGDRKEHTPGELSGGQQQRVAIARALVNRPSVMMADEPTGNLDSASSGEILTILRKLNETGLTVIVVTHDPEVTAVASRVISIRDGRVTEDRGRVPADSASGSVAKDTDFDFRVGGEHDARTHPLGWIGRKLDEAGAMFRQAVRALMANKTRTALSMLGVLIGVAALIAVMALGTGAREAVEERISRLGANLLVLRPGARQRGAVRMAAGATSRLTLEDAEALPRRLPSVDAAAPVVNGMAQLTWEGHNWRTSITGTTPAYLRIHDYELLYGRNFTAAEVENRARVALVGTTLVRELFDGSNPIGRTLRMNRVRFEVIGILPEMGASFGRDPNDMVIIPVTTAMKRLFGKTYINTVEIRVVDRDHMEYTEKAVIRLMKERHRIDPEREAFSVFNMGDLREAITATSKTMALLLAGIGGVSLFVGGIGIMNIMLVSVTERTREIGIRKAVGAKRSDVLAQFLIEAAVIGIFGGFLGILTGWGASLAMTRYAGWNTIITPLTVGLAFTFSAVVGVIFGLWPARKASRLNPIDALRYE, encoded by the coding sequence ATGATCGAAGTCCGCGATATCGTCAAAACCTATCGGATGGGCGACGTGGAGGTGCGCGCGCTGCGCGGGTGCTCGCTGCGCATCGACCGCGGTGAATTCGTCGCGATCACGGGCCCTTCGGGCTCCGGGAAGTCGACGCTGATGCATATCCTCGGCCTGCTCGACACCCCCGACTCCGGCTCGTACCGGCTGGAAGGACATGAGGTGAGTCGACTCACCGACGATCAGCTCGCGATACGCCGGGCCCGTTCGATCGGATTCGTCTTTCAGCAGTTCAATCTCCTGGCGCGTGTATCGGCCCTCGAAAACACGGCCCTGCCGCTGATCTATCGCGACCACCCCTCCCCCGCCGACCCGGAGGATTTGCTGAAGAGGGTCGGTCTCGGCGACCGGAAAGAGCACACGCCCGGCGAACTCTCCGGGGGACAACAGCAGCGGGTGGCGATCGCGCGCGCCCTGGTCAACCGCCCGTCGGTCATGATGGCGGACGAACCGACCGGGAATCTCGACTCCGCGAGCTCGGGGGAGATACTGACCATCCTGCGAAAACTGAACGAGACCGGACTCACGGTGATCGTCGTCACCCACGACCCCGAAGTCACGGCCGTCGCCTCGCGCGTGATCTCCATTCGCGACGGACGCGTCACCGAGGACCGCGGCCGGGTTCCGGCGGATTCGGCATCGGGCAGTGTGGCGAAGGACACGGATTTTGATTTCCGCGTCGGCGGCGAACACGACGCGCGAACCCACCCCCTCGGCTGGATCGGGCGCAAACTGGACGAGGCGGGGGCGATGTTCCGCCAGGCGGTCCGGGCCCTGATGGCCAACAAGACGCGCACCGCGCTCTCGATGCTGGGGGTGCTGATCGGAGTGGCCGCGCTGATCGCCGTGATGGCGCTGGGAACGGGAGCGCGCGAAGCGGTTGAAGAGCGCATTTCCCGACTGGGCGCCAACCTGCTGGTTCTGCGCCCCGGCGCGCGCCAGCGCGGGGCGGTCAGGATGGCGGCGGGGGCGACGTCGCGGCTGACGCTCGAGGACGCCGAAGCGTTGCCGCGGCGTCTGCCTTCGGTCGATGCCGCGGCACCCGTGGTGAACGGCATGGCCCAGCTCACCTGGGAGGGCCACAACTGGCGCACAAGCATTACGGGCACGACTCCCGCCTATCTCCGCATACATGATTATGAGCTGCTCTACGGACGAAACTTCACCGCCGCCGAGGTGGAAAACCGCGCTCGAGTCGCCCTGGTCGGCACCACGCTCGTACGCGAACTGTTCGATGGAAGCAACCCGATCGGCCGCACCCTGCGCATGAATCGCGTACGGTTTGAAGTGATCGGCATCCTCCCCGAGATGGGCGCCAGTTTCGGCCGCGACCCCAATGATATGGTGATCATTCCGGTCACTACGGCCATGAAACGCCTGTTCGGCAAAACATACATTAACACGGTCGAGATACGGGTCGTGGATCGGGATCACATGGAATACACCGAAAAGGCCGTGATCCGACTGATGAAAGAACGCCATCGGATCGATCCGGAACGCGAGGCCTTCAGCGTATTCAACATGGGCGACCTCCGGGAAGCCATCACCGCCACCAGCAAGACCATGGCGCTGCTGCTGGCCGGGATCGGAGGGGTCTCGCTGTTCGTCGGCGGGATCGGGATCATGAACATCATGCTCGTGAGCGTGACCGAACGCACCCGGGAGATCGGCATCCGCAAGGCCGTCGGAGCAAAACGTTCGGATGTGCTCGCGCAGTTCCTGATCGAGGCCGCAGTGATCGGGATCTTCGGCGGCTTTCTCGGGATTTTAACCGGATGGGGCGCGTCGCTGGCAATGACACGTTACGCCGGCTGGAATACGATCATCACCCCCCTCACGGTGGGGCTCGCGTTTACCTTCTCCGCCGTCGTCGGGGTGATCTTCGGCCTGTGGCCCGCTCGCAAAGCCTCGCGGCTCAACCCGATCGATGCGCTGCGGTACGAGTGA
- a CDS encoding alpha-mannosidase has protein sequence MAAAEPPYDMHLIINTHWDREYRWSFRETQMRLREAGDILVETMENDPRFAYFHADSQASFVDDYLELRPENRERVKKLMAEGRLLAGPWYTLPAEYLVSGEALVRNLLFGHRIAGELGGVMKTAYNIFSWGQVSQLPQIYRQFGMDTILFYRGIDQSNLEKLEFWWEAPDGTKALGLTFGEYHRLNFWVFAYRPYINGGLPALDFKNTTEHGGYLLRRCTPGADDLNHFVRNQPHGEDLDAAMEGMERLIESVRHKSSTRHLLFLQGFDQENPDPIVPDLVDKINERLDCGKLHVSSLPEYVRLAREDIESRGAGESFKTFTGEMLSVEKSGDPFAPLYIGVFSARMPLKMMNAAAQTRLEKWAEPASAWNAWLGGEYPRLFLRKGWQELLQNQQHDGIGGCHVDRISEAMEERYRNVRDIAEVAMRDGLFPVVDRIDFSGLDEKEIGLTVFNPTAQRRSEVVEAVIDVPHEWGLRIDPGTHYVRPMAVKLADADGNPVRAQISHLEDETAFAYLRYGSHMDLDVTRLRIAFHADDLPPMGYASFTVRPEQSQDRPVDLLSPVPRRLENDHLRAEILPDGSLDLFDKASGETYAGLHVFEDEGECGGPLTHDRPESDQTWTTKGLPARIACIENGPVRSRYRIEREWELPEGLDAEIRVHVPHGNRWIYKGPLRRSERKIAMRMVTEVSLRRDARQVEFETTIDHTVRDHRLRVLFPTGRAEATTCRVDSAFDVVTRDFTIPDSSGWYEAAARTLPTTSFVDVEDAKGGLQVMHRGLSEYEVSDDADRAVALTLLRAFGTAGNNSEMYEPQPLAQCPGTHGFRYAVAPHDAGEGEHELANRAMRFVVPPETVSSTRHEGTLPMRHSFLQWDSERFVFSALKQAESGEAMILRGYNPTGEAADVTLTVPDCVTAARMLTLEEKVDAELELEDGRVRFSAGAGAIVTIELTGKGGA, from the coding sequence ATGGCTGCCGCAGAACCGCCTTATGATATGCATCTGATTATCAATACGCACTGGGACCGCGAGTACCGCTGGTCGTTCCGCGAGACCCAGATGCGGCTGCGCGAAGCGGGCGATATCCTGGTCGAGACCATGGAGAACGATCCGCGCTTCGCGTACTTTCACGCCGACTCGCAGGCGTCGTTCGTCGACGATTACCTAGAACTGCGGCCCGAAAACCGCGAACGCGTGAAGAAACTCATGGCCGAGGGACGCCTGCTGGCGGGGCCGTGGTACACGCTGCCGGCCGAATACCTCGTCAGCGGCGAGGCGCTGGTGCGCAACCTGCTCTTCGGCCACCGGATCGCCGGCGAACTCGGCGGGGTGATGAAGACGGCGTACAATATCTTCTCCTGGGGCCAGGTCTCCCAGCTCCCGCAGATCTACCGCCAGTTCGGCATGGATACGATCCTCTTCTACCGCGGCATCGACCAGTCGAACCTCGAAAAACTCGAGTTCTGGTGGGAGGCGCCCGACGGGACGAAGGCGCTGGGCCTCACCTTCGGCGAGTACCATCGGCTCAACTTCTGGGTCTTCGCCTACCGCCCGTATATCAACGGCGGGCTGCCCGCGCTCGATTTCAAAAACACCACCGAACACGGCGGCTATCTCCTGCGACGCTGCACGCCCGGTGCGGACGACCTGAACCACTTCGTCCGCAACCAGCCCCACGGCGAGGACCTCGATGCGGCCATGGAGGGCATGGAACGGCTGATCGAAAGCGTGCGCCATAAGTCGTCGACCCGCCACCTGCTCTTCCTGCAGGGGTTCGACCAGGAGAACCCCGACCCGATCGTGCCGGACCTCGTAGACAAGATCAACGAACGGCTCGACTGCGGGAAGCTGCATGTGAGCAGTCTCCCCGAGTACGTCCGGCTGGCGCGCGAGGACATCGAGTCGCGCGGCGCGGGCGAGTCGTTCAAGACCTTTACCGGCGAGATGCTCTCGGTCGAAAAAAGCGGCGACCCCTTCGCCCCGCTCTACATCGGCGTGTTCTCCGCCCGGATGCCGCTCAAAATGATGAACGCCGCCGCGCAGACCCGCCTCGAGAAATGGGCCGAACCCGCCTCCGCCTGGAACGCCTGGCTCGGCGGCGAATATCCGCGGCTCTTTTTGCGCAAAGGATGGCAGGAACTGCTCCAGAACCAGCAGCACGACGGGATCGGCGGGTGTCATGTCGACCGGATCAGCGAGGCGATGGAGGAGCGCTACCGCAACGTGCGGGATATCGCCGAGGTCGCCATGCGCGACGGGCTGTTCCCGGTCGTCGACCGGATCGATTTCAGCGGGCTCGATGAAAAGGAGATCGGACTCACGGTCTTCAATCCCACCGCGCAGCGGCGATCCGAGGTCGTCGAGGCCGTCATCGACGTCCCCCACGAGTGGGGCCTGCGCATCGATCCCGGCACGCACTACGTCCGGCCGATGGCGGTCAAGCTCGCGGACGCCGACGGCAACCCCGTCCGCGCCCAGATCTCGCACCTGGAGGACGAGACGGCCTTCGCCTACCTGCGCTACGGTTCGCACATGGACCTCGACGTGACACGCCTCCGGATCGCTTTTCATGCCGACGACCTGCCGCCGATGGGCTACGCATCGTTCACGGTCCGTCCCGAACAGTCGCAGGATCGGCCCGTGGATCTGCTCTCGCCGGTGCCGCGCCGGCTGGAGAACGACCATCTGCGCGCCGAAATCCTTCCGGACGGGTCGCTGGATCTCTTCGACAAGGCCAGCGGCGAGACCTACGCCGGGCTGCACGTCTTCGAGGACGAGGGCGAGTGCGGCGGGCCGCTGACGCACGACCGGCCGGAGAGCGATCAGACCTGGACCACGAAGGGTCTGCCGGCGCGCATCGCCTGTATCGAAAACGGGCCGGTACGGAGCCGTTACCGGATCGAACGCGAGTGGGAACTGCCCGAAGGGCTCGACGCCGAAATCCGCGTCCATGTCCCCCACGGCAACCGCTGGATCTACAAGGGCCCCCTGCGCCGCTCGGAACGGAAAATCGCCATGCGCATGGTGACCGAGGTTTCCCTGCGCAGGGACGCGCGGCAGGTGGAATTCGAGACCACGATCGATCATACCGTCCGGGACCATCGCTTGCGCGTGCTCTTCCCGACCGGCCGGGCGGAGGCGACGACCTGTCGGGTCGATTCGGCGTTCGACGTCGTGACGCGCGATTTCACGATCCCGGATTCGAGCGGGTGGTATGAGGCCGCGGCACGCACGCTGCCGACGACGTCGTTCGTGGATGTGGAGGATGCGAAGGGCGGTCTGCAGGTCATGCACCGGGGTCTTTCGGAGTATGAGGTAAGCGACGACGCCGACCGCGCGGTGGCGCTGACGCTGCTGCGCGCGTTCGGGACGGCCGGGAACAATTCCGAGATGTACGAACCGCAGCCGCTGGCGCAGTGTCCGGGTACGCATGGGTTCCGCTACGCCGTGGCGCCGCACGACGCCGGCGAGGGCGAACACGAGCTGGCCAACCGCGCCATGCGGTTCGTCGTCCCGCCCGAGACCGTGAGCAGCACGCGCCACGAGGGTACGCTCCCGATGCGGCACTCGTTCCTGCAGTGGGACAGCGAGCGCTTCGTGTTCAGCGCGCTCAAGCAGGCGGAGTCGGGCGAGGCGATGATCCTGCGCGGATACAATCCCACCGGCGAGGCGGCGGACGTGACCCTCACCGTACCCGACTGCGTCACGGCGGCGCGGATGCTGACCCTCGAAGAGAAGGTGGATGCCGAGCTTGAACTCGAGGACGGCAGGGTGCGTTTCTCCGCCGGCGCGGGGGCGATCGTCACCATCGAACTGACCGGAAAGGGTGGGGCATGA
- a CDS encoding MFS transporter produces MAESCARRAGCCWKNTKEADVSKTARQSGAGEALPTIGEKMSYGLGAVSDVIMANVVFQLAMPLYNVELKVPATLVGLAVSLPRLWDAFTDPFMGNISDNTRTRWGRRRPYLVAGGILAGLFCALMWMPPRDWSEMQLFWYFLVASLLFFTAYTVFSVPFNALGYEMTSDYDERTSVMSYKTFFMNIGSALFLPWLWKMMNMPMFGKDPIEGARNVGILIGVMVMIFAFLPAWLCREKARGQSQSKIPFFHALAVTFRNRHFLMLASIVFTVIMGIFLVFPLILYLNLACIYDGDKDAASQMFGLYNTVYGVLGIVSVPLINYASRKLGKRITLVAGLCIISFGFVISPLLFSRDIPELQLIFPVLASPSLGCVWILTASMLADICDLDELNTGLRREGMYGSVFTWLVKAGLAAVMALSGFIIDWSGYNPDQAMQGVQTQMFLRGFFALVPLAFLVAALLLTLRFPLTRERVSEIQLELARRKSEQEGDPQLQGNV; encoded by the coding sequence ATGGCGGAGTCCTGCGCGCGGCGCGCAGGCTGCTGCTGGAAGAACACGAAGGAGGCGGACGTGAGTAAAACCGCGAGGCAGTCCGGTGCCGGAGAGGCGCTGCCGACCATCGGCGAGAAGATGTCGTACGGCCTCGGCGCCGTCTCGGACGTGATCATGGCCAACGTGGTGTTCCAGCTCGCCATGCCGCTCTACAACGTCGAACTCAAGGTCCCCGCCACGCTGGTCGGGCTGGCGGTTTCGCTCCCGCGGCTGTGGGACGCCTTTACCGACCCGTTCATGGGCAACATCTCCGACAACACCCGCACGCGCTGGGGGCGTCGACGCCCCTACCTGGTGGCGGGCGGGATCCTCGCGGGCCTTTTCTGCGCACTGATGTGGATGCCGCCGCGGGACTGGTCCGAGATGCAGCTCTTCTGGTATTTTCTGGTGGCCTCGCTCCTGTTCTTCACCGCCTATACCGTCTTTTCCGTCCCCTTCAACGCCCTCGGCTACGAGATGACCTCCGACTACGACGAACGCACCAGTGTGATGTCGTACAAGACCTTCTTCATGAACATCGGCAGCGCGCTGTTCCTGCCGTGGCTGTGGAAGATGATGAACATGCCGATGTTCGGGAAAGATCCCATCGAAGGCGCGAGAAATGTCGGCATACTGATCGGGGTGATGGTGATGATCTTCGCCTTCCTGCCCGCCTGGCTCTGCCGCGAGAAGGCGCGCGGGCAGTCGCAAAGCAAGATCCCCTTCTTTCACGCGCTGGCGGTCACCTTCCGCAACCGTCATTTCCTGATGCTCGCCTCGATCGTGTTCACCGTCATCATGGGGATCTTCCTCGTCTTCCCGCTCATTCTCTACCTCAACCTCGCCTGCATCTACGACGGGGACAAGGACGCCGCCTCGCAGATGTTCGGCCTCTACAACACCGTGTACGGCGTGCTGGGGATCGTGTCGGTGCCGCTGATCAACTACGCCAGCCGAAAGCTGGGCAAGCGGATCACCCTGGTCGCGGGGCTGTGCATCATAAGCTTCGGATTCGTCATCAGCCCGCTGCTCTTCAGCCGCGACATCCCCGAACTCCAGCTCATCTTCCCCGTGCTGGCCTCGCCGAGTCTCGGCTGCGTCTGGATCCTGACGGCCTCGATGCTGGCCGACATCTGCGATCTCGACGAACTCAATACCGGTTTGCGGCGCGAGGGCATGTACGGCTCGGTCTTCACCTGGCTGGTCAAGGCGGGGCTGGCGGCCGTGATGGCGCTGAGCGGATTCATCATCGACTGGTCCGGCTACAATCCCGACCAGGCGATGCAGGGGGTGCAGACCCAGATGTTCCTGCGCGGCTTTTTCGCGCTGGTCCCGCTCGCCTTCCTCGTGGCCGCCCTGCTGCTCACCCTGCGCTTTCCGCTCACGCGGGAACGGGTCAGCGAGATCCAGCTCGAACTCGCCCGGCGCAAAAGCGAACAGGAAGGCGATCCCCAGCTGCAGGGGAATGTGTGA
- a CDS encoding XylR family transcriptional regulator: MSGAKRRVILLVDTARAYERGLVRGVLNYSHLHGPWTLLRRTPLASGGKSRVSPDDLANWDADGVIWRESDVSPDIGKLDIPCVYAPNTKVSSCYPNILTDDAAIGRMAVEHLLGLGYRHLAFYGLEQKYHWSNGRRLGFTGAAQGVADCTCAVYDLDSKRMRMDRAARQRKLRDWLASQPTPFGLMVCTDDCCVDCFEACHNAGLRVPEDVAVVGVGNDELICDFVDPPLSSIYWNTEQTGYDAAELLAGMMDGTIPREGYDVCAEPLHVVRRQSTDIAAPGDPHFAAALRFIRDHATKNIHVEDVLRHVPVSRRVLYRRFKARLGRSIYAEIRRVRVDRASTFLIESNLPIHEIALKLGCEDSKNFSRLFRQEKKMSPAQYRKKYAVYR; the protein is encoded by the coding sequence ATGTCCGGAGCCAAGCGCAGAGTCATACTATTGGTGGATACCGCGCGCGCCTATGAGCGCGGGCTGGTGCGGGGGGTCCTTAATTATTCCCACCTGCACGGCCCGTGGACATTGTTGCGGCGCACCCCGTTGGCCTCCGGCGGTAAAAGCCGGGTGTCGCCGGATGATCTCGCGAACTGGGATGCCGACGGGGTGATATGGAGAGAATCGGACGTATCGCCGGATATCGGTAAACTCGATATCCCGTGTGTCTATGCGCCCAATACGAAGGTCTCATCGTGCTATCCCAATATTCTGACCGACGATGCGGCGATCGGCCGCATGGCTGTGGAGCATCTGCTCGGGCTCGGATATCGTCATCTGGCCTTCTATGGGCTGGAGCAAAAGTATCATTGGTCAAACGGGAGGAGACTTGGATTTACCGGGGCCGCGCAGGGGGTCGCTGACTGCACCTGCGCCGTATACGATCTCGATTCAAAGCGGATGCGGATGGACCGTGCCGCGCGGCAGCGCAAATTGCGGGACTGGCTGGCTTCGCAGCCGACTCCGTTCGGTCTGATGGTCTGTACGGACGATTGCTGCGTCGACTGTTTTGAGGCCTGTCACAATGCGGGCCTGCGCGTTCCTGAGGACGTGGCCGTGGTGGGCGTGGGTAACGACGAGCTGATATGCGATTTCGTGGATCCGCCCTTATCGAGTATCTACTGGAATACGGAACAGACCGGCTATGATGCCGCGGAGCTGCTGGCCGGCATGATGGACGGAACCATCCCGCGGGAGGGCTACGATGTCTGCGCCGAACCGCTTCATGTGGTGCGGAGGCAGTCGACCGATATCGCGGCCCCGGGCGACCCTCATTTCGCCGCAGCGTTGCGGTTCATCAGGGACCACGCCACGAAAAATATTCATGTGGAAGACGTTTTGAGGCATGTGCCGGTTTCGCGGCGCGTGTTGTATCGCCGGTTCAAGGCCCGGCTCGGCAGATCGATCTATGCCGAAATACGAAGGGTCCGCGTGGATCGCGCCTCGACCTTTCTCATTGAAAGCAACCTCCCGATCCACGAGATCGCCCTCAAGCTGGGCTGCGAGGACTCAAAAAACTTTTCCCGCCTGTTCCGGCAGGAGAAGAAAATGAGCCCCGCTCAGTACAGGAAGAAGTACGCCGTGTATCGCTGA
- a CDS encoding TolC family protein, translating to MIRSIVFFIMSVATCAAGRDSLDWEACVRLAEQHHPRLVAAQASVRAAQAGTDIAESSTLPQLSVSGSGRYSESGGAGVPATGRESYGADFGVSQNLYSGGENRARIDSARAGLEAAIRSYEITAAEVTLDLRRAFIELLYAQQQVALNRGILDRLIGNEKLVELRYEGGREHKGSLALSRATTYEGRTDLAQAERQRSIARENLARTIGLDHVPPALAVTGAFEVDGTPVWSGGRELARATPEFSRRLALLDQSEADLRSAESGLRPDLDLTGSAGRAGEDLYLDEYSWSAGVRLSFPFWSGGRERHRIRQAEAGLLQAEAEVRNTLDALTRTLADAYRSYADAAENVEVRTRFLEASELRASIARRQYESGLLSFENWDIIESNLIQNRKQLLQSQRTALIAAAQWTRVRGLNAFDRAAVRRKESYDRREARPAQRTEGP from the coding sequence ATGATCAGATCTATCGTTTTTTTTATCATGTCCGTCGCGACCTGTGCGGCCGGCCGTGATTCCTTGGACTGGGAGGCCTGTGTACGACTCGCGGAACAGCACCACCCCCGGCTCGTGGCGGCACAGGCCTCTGTGCGAGCCGCGCAGGCGGGCACGGACATCGCCGAATCTTCAACCCTGCCTCAGCTTTCGGTGAGCGGCAGCGGGCGGTACAGTGAATCGGGTGGCGCAGGGGTTCCGGCCACCGGCCGCGAATCCTACGGCGCCGATTTCGGCGTCAGTCAGAACCTGTACAGCGGCGGCGAAAACCGGGCGCGTATCGATTCGGCGCGCGCCGGGCTCGAGGCCGCGATCCGCTCTTACGAAATCACCGCCGCCGAGGTGACCCTCGATCTCCGCCGCGCCTTCATCGAGCTCCTCTACGCGCAGCAGCAGGTGGCGCTCAACCGTGGCATCCTCGACCGCCTGATCGGAAACGAGAAGCTCGTGGAACTCCGCTACGAGGGCGGCCGCGAACACAAGGGCTCGCTGGCCCTGAGCCGTGCCACCACCTACGAGGGACGCACCGACCTGGCCCAGGCCGAGCGGCAGCGGAGCATCGCCCGCGAGAACCTCGCCCGCACGATCGGACTCGACCACGTGCCGCCCGCCCTGGCCGTGACGGGCGCGTTCGAGGTCGACGGCACCCCGGTCTGGAGCGGGGGGCGCGAGCTCGCCCGTGCCACGCCTGAATTCTCGCGCCGCCTGGCCCTGCTCGATCAGTCGGAGGCCGACCTTCGCTCCGCGGAAAGCGGCCTCCGGCCCGACCTCGATCTGACCGGTTCGGCCGGCCGGGCAGGCGAGGACCTCTATCTCGACGAATACAGCTGGTCGGCCGGAGTACGCCTCTCGTTCCCCTTCTGGTCCGGCGGACGCGAACGCCATAGAATCCGGCAGGCCGAGGCGGGGCTCCTGCAGGCCGAGGCCGAAGTGCGCAATACGCTCGATGCGCTCACACGTACACTCGCCGACGCCTACCGGTCCTACGCGGACGCGGCGGAAAACGTCGAGGTACGCACCCGTTTCCTCGAGGCCTCCGAACTGCGCGCCTCGATCGCCCGCCGCCAGTACGAGAGCGGACTGCTCAGTTTCGAGAACTGGGACATCATCGAGAGCAACCTGATCCAGAACCGCAAACAGCTTCTCCAGAGTCAGCGCACGGCGCTGATCGCCGCCGCACAGTGGACGAGGGTCCGGGGTCTCAACGCCTTCGACCGCGCTGCCGTTCGGCGGAAGGAATCGTACGACCGGCGGGAGGCGCGGCCTGCGCAGAGGACGGAGGGGCCGTAG